The Mercenaria mercenaria strain notata chromosome 8, MADL_Memer_1, whole genome shotgun sequence genome has a segment encoding these proteins:
- the LOC123566492 gene encoding arrestin domain-containing protein 3-like isoform X2: MSRCMSRTKDIHISCEGKGHVEWSEGDDSYWQSERYLHTVLMLYESSASSDDVTLQAGNHLFPFQFVLPVNLPGSFEGKSRCYVRYWLKATIDRPWKFDPEYKMLFTVGSVLDLNTEPNALAPAQVSDSKTVCCCCCESQPITATFRIDRSGYVPGESISCNAEIQEGTGRGVHSSKIKLVRKTTHRTHGGSKESVYNEVAQLQHGGIPAGGSDIWSGERIQVPPLPPSYLPYCSIIEIDYYVELAVDVLDTPFDLKLQLPVIIGTIPLQSVVNQYMPQIQPGTITNQPMGFSAPVNFDLPPPAYHECVFGKVDTTDDDDKNAAGNMNFAPSYTYYDWMSPPPPSAPQN, from the exons atgtcacggtgtatgtcccggacaaagg ACATCCACATTTCATGTGAAGGGAAAGGACATGTAGAATGGTCAGAAGGCGATGACAGCTACTGGCAGTCGGAAAGATATCTCCATACAGTGCTCATGCTTTATGAAAGCAGTG CATCCAGTGATGATGTTACACTGCAGGCTGGGAACCATTTATTCCCATTTCAGTTTGTACTTCCGGTAAATTTACCTGGGTCATTCGAGGGAAAATCACGCTGTTATGTGCGTTATTGGCTGAAGGCAACCATAGACCGACCATGGAAGTTTGATCCTGAATACAAGATGTTGTTTACTGTAGGATCAGTTTTGGACCTAAACACTGAACCAAATGCTCTT GCTCCAGCACAAGTATCCGATTCAAAGacagtttgttgttgttgttgtgagaGCCAGCCAATTACAGCAACATTTCGAATTGACAGGAGTGGTTACGTTCCTGGAGAATCAATCTCCTGCAATGCAGAGATACAAGAAGGGACTGGGAGAGGAGTGCATTCATCAAAGATAAAACTTGTAAGG aaaacaacGCATCGTACACATGGCGGTTCTAAGGAAAGTGTGTATAACGAAGTGGCTCAACTACAGCATGGTGGCATTCCTGCTGGGGGCTCAGATATTTGGAGCGGGGAAAGAATACAAGTCCCCCCATTACCTCCATCCTATTTACCCTACTGCAGTATAATTGAGATAGATTATTATGTAGAG TTAGCAGTAGATGTTTTGGACACACCATTTGATCTGAAACTGCAGCTGCCCGTTATTATTGGAACTATACCTCTCCAGTCAGTTGTTAACCAATATATGCCACAGATACAGCCAGGAACCATAACTAATCAACCAATGGGATTCAGTGCTCCAGTGAACTTTGACCTAC CACCGCCAGCGTACCATGAGTGTGTGTTCGGAAAGGTTGATACGACAGATGATGATGACAAAAATGCTGCGGGAAATATGAATTTTGCACCATCCTACACGTACTATGACTGGATGAGTCCTCCTCCACCTAGTGCTCCTCAAAACTAA